The following are encoded in a window of Ranitomeya variabilis isolate aRanVar5 chromosome 8, aRanVar5.hap1, whole genome shotgun sequence genomic DNA:
- the LOC143788430 gene encoding uncharacterized protein LOC143788430: MRNIPFFIRNMSFHQVHGEEELGINVTESNSSATRSNTRIWMICFILISAFTTAIFSFCFFNHLLVEDLCYANATLGTNRTEWIWDLSSCKAKQIKSNGTLVEISSSGLYTIEIQAFASRAFADIVLQIIPSKRTFVGGSFNGSGGNSYYAIMSQTFKLNKGDGLKLTLNGNKQYFSTEEKTTFWRIFKNRNI, encoded by the exons ATGAGAAACATTCCATTTTTCATCAGAAACATGAGTTTTCATCAGGTACATGGAGAAGAAGAACTTGGGATCAATGTGACTGAATCTAATAGTTCAGCCACAAGAAGCAACACTAGAATTTGGATGATCTGTTTTATCCTAATTTCAGCGTTTACTACTGCAATATTTTCTTTCTGCTTTTTTAACCATCTATTG GTAGAAGACCTGTGTTATGCAAATGCCACACTTG GTACCAACAGAACAGAATGGATCTGGGACTTGTCGAGTTGTAAAGCTAAGCAAATAAAGTCCAATGGAACGTTGGTGGAAATATCCAGCTCTGGACTGTATACAATAGAAATCCAAGCATTTGCTTCACGTGCATTTGCTGATATTGTGCTACAGATAATTCCCAGCAAAAGAACATTTGTTGGAGGCTCGTTCAACGGTTCAGGTGGAAACTCATATTATGCCATCATGAGTCAAACTTTTAAGCTAAATAAGGGAGATGGACTGAAGTTGACATTGAATGGTAATAAACAATACTTCTCAACCGAAGAAAAAACAACTTTCTGGAGGATATTTAAGAACAGAAATATATGA